AGGAACATCACCACGACAGACCATTCAATATACAAATAGTGCCACAAAATAAGCCATGCCATATTGAATACACAGCTGAGGATAAACCATGGACCGATGGATTTTACCGAATCGCGGTTTCCGGTGTCGCGACGCAGCTGATAGATGACAAAAAAGAACAGCAGCACATAGATGACGGACCATATGGAAAAGGCATATCCTGCGGGAGTGATCGCTGTATAATACATATCTGATATCTCCCCGGTTGTTCTGCCGCCAAGCGGCAGCATGCCTGATAACACATTCACGGCAATTACACCGGCGAAAAACAGCAGATTCCACCAGCGGTACGGGTTGTTGCGGTACAATAAAATCTCCTCCTGATATCAGTCTGGAATATATAGAATATACCCAAAAGAATGAATATCGAGCCAGCAGCCAAGAAAGGGGCACCGCCCCTTCGCTTAACTCATAGGTTTCTTCCGGTATTCGTTGGGCGTGAAACCCTCCATCTTTTTGAACACTTTGCTGAAATACTTCTCATCCTGGTAACCAACCATCTCCGCGATTTGGGCGATCCGGATCTGGGGATTGAGCAGCAGCGTTTTGGCTTTGTCGATACGAATCCGCCCGAGAAAATCCGATAACGTTACGCCGAATTCCTGCTTGAATTTTCGCGAAATGTACTCCCTGCTAAGAAAGAATTTCCCCGCAATTTGCTGAAGGGAAATCTCCTCATGATAGTGCTGCTCCAAATAGTGGGCAATATCATGAATGATGTGACTGTCCTTGGAATGAATCTGGGTAAGAACCCGGGATGCTGCATACAGCCTTCCGCTGATCTGCTCGCGCCAGCGATCCCAGCAGATCATTCCCTCCTCGCTGTAAGGAAGCGGGGAAGGGAGGTCCTGCGAGATTTCAGCGTCTTCGATGGGCTCCTGCGTGCTTTTCACTTCATTTTCCGTCCAATGATACTGGATCCAGTCCCACTCCGAATTCCATCTCGCCAGATGCTCCGGCGATACGAGATCCCTCTCTCTCACATCGTGCAGCCATTCTTCCGTGGCTGCCTCAATGCGCTCCTTGCTCCCGCTAAGCGCGGCCAGTTTGAATTTCTCCTCGTAGGAGGAGAGCCGAAGGGTGCGCGAGCCTTCGCTTTCAACGGCGCGTTCGCGATGGATACGGGATTTGCCGGTTAATAGATTGCGGCTGCACAAAGCTTGGACGGCATTTAGATAAGCCTTCGGCAGATCATCGGGAAAGGCGCATGCTCTGGCGGCACCGAAATGGCTCCGCCTGCGAAGGGTGGAGAAGAACCCGTCATTGATTCGATCGAGTACGTCGTTAAAGGGAAGCCGCGGATTCCAACAGAGGATCATGATTTCCCCGGGCTTGTCGATATGTCGAAAGGCAACCCCCTGATCCATCAACAGCTCATTGCAAATATTGATGAGCGTGAAGGATAGCAGATGGCGCCTGTTGCGGAATTTGGACAGCAAAGCTTCGTCAAATTGATCATCGCGTAGGACGGCAACGTTATAGATCATGCCGGTTGCCGGCAGCGTCATCCGGTTCCGCAATTGAGAAACCACGCTGTCCCTGTTGCCGTAGCCGTTAACCAGATCCGAGAGCAGGCGGTCCATATAGAAAGGGGCCATCTGATTCATTTCAATATTCTGGTTAGTAATCTGCTGC
This Paenibacillus sp. JZ16 DNA region includes the following protein-coding sequences:
- a CDS encoding response regulator, whose translation is MRVLIVDDEQHVREAIGLLADWKRHGITEIDQAADGEEAVRLIEENKPQIVMTDMRMPRKNGLELLTWLHTTKPDIKVLVISGYDDFEYVRHTIRSGGIDYILKPVEPDSLNEALAKAVQTWQLEEEKRQQITNQNIEMNQMAPFYMDRLLSDLVNGYGNRDSVVSQLRNRMTLPATGMIYNVAVLRDDQFDEALLSKFRNRRHLLSFTLINICNELLMDQGVAFRHIDKPGEIMILCWNPRLPFNDVLDRINDGFFSTLRRRSHFGAARACAFPDDLPKAYLNAVQALCSRNLLTGKSRIHRERAVESEGSRTLRLSSYEEKFKLAALSGSKERIEAATEEWLHDVRERDLVSPEHLARWNSEWDWIQYHWTENEVKSTQEPIEDAEISQDLPSPLPYSEEGMICWDRWREQISGRLYAASRVLTQIHSKDSHIIHDIAHYLEQHYHEEISLQQIAGKFFLSREYISRKFKQEFGVTLSDFLGRIRIDKAKTLLLNPQIRIAQIAEMVGYQDEKYFSKVFKKMEGFTPNEYRKKPMS